A single genomic interval of Streptomyces sp. 1222.5 harbors:
- a CDS encoding DUF6114 domain-containing protein, producing the protein MSAETPAAAPGQFTHRRQQFRAWRGTRPFWAGLFVLLGGVPIMYFPYAHLQFGHLTLAMATTAGAGSLIIGVLLIVLGVSLWFQKHVRTFAGVAAILLALVSIPVSNFGGFVLGFLLSLIGGAMAVAWAPGTTEQPEPAAEAAPATGEVPGTAPDKGDAGFAPLSHQGPDPVSTNDLSGTSPANGANGRHSAG; encoded by the coding sequence ATGAGCGCCGAGACCCCTGCCGCCGCACCCGGCCAGTTCACCCACCGGAGGCAGCAGTTCCGCGCCTGGCGGGGCACGCGTCCGTTCTGGGCCGGTCTGTTCGTCCTGCTCGGCGGCGTTCCGATCATGTACTTCCCGTACGCCCACCTGCAGTTCGGCCATCTGACGCTGGCGATGGCGACCACTGCGGGAGCCGGATCCCTGATCATCGGTGTGCTGCTGATCGTCCTGGGCGTCAGTCTCTGGTTCCAGAAGCACGTGCGGACCTTCGCGGGAGTCGCCGCGATCCTCCTCGCGCTGGTGTCCATCCCCGTGTCCAACTTCGGTGGCTTCGTCCTGGGCTTCCTGCTCTCCCTCATCGGTGGAGCGATGGCCGTGGCCTGGGCGCCGGGCACCACCGAGCAGCCGGAACCGGCCGCCGAGGCCGCCCCGGCCACAGGTGAGGTCCCCGGGACCGCTCCGGACAAGGGCGACGCCGGATTCGCTCCGCTGTCCCACCAGGGCCCGGACCCGGTGAGCACGAACGACCTGTCAGGAACGAGCCCGGCCAACGGGGCGAACGGGAGGCACAGTGCCGGCTGA
- a CDS encoding DUF6230 family protein has protein sequence MESQVRGGTRWKRFAVVMVPSVAATACIGVALAQGALAASFSVSGQSFKVSADSLVGTGFEQYGAIDSGYTMDGKKTAHPVAVSAFKHAEITNLCQSVVTPDVPVFGNVSLILRAGGEGHDKVQADNIYIDVADLNADATFDNIDIGVAAKDASKGPGMKGGGEQANPFGFAQQADKATLVGVKQTAWATTAGTFKLSGLHMSLATGVKECY, from the coding sequence ATGGAGTCCCAGGTGCGTGGCGGGACCAGATGGAAGCGGTTCGCTGTGGTCATGGTGCCCAGCGTCGCCGCCACGGCGTGTATAGGTGTGGCCCTCGCACAGGGCGCTCTCGCCGCTTCGTTCAGCGTGTCCGGCCAGTCGTTCAAGGTGTCCGCCGACTCGCTCGTCGGCACCGGCTTCGAGCAGTACGGAGCCATCGACAGCGGCTACACGATGGACGGCAAGAAGACGGCCCACCCGGTTGCCGTCTCGGCGTTCAAGCACGCCGAGATCACCAACCTGTGCCAGTCCGTGGTCACGCCCGACGTGCCGGTCTTCGGCAACGTCAGCCTGATCCTGCGCGCCGGCGGCGAGGGCCACGACAAGGTCCAGGCCGACAACATCTACATCGACGTTGCCGACCTCAACGCCGACGCGACGTTCGACAACATCGACATCGGTGTGGCCGCGAAGGACGCCTCCAAGGGTCCGGGCATGAAGGGTGGCGGCGAGCAGGCCAACCCCTTCGGCTTCGCGCAGCAGGCCGACAAGGCCACGCTGGTCGGCGTGAAGCAGACGGCGTGGGCGACCACCGCCGGAACCTTCAAGCTCAGCGGTCTCCACATGTCGCTGGCGACGGGTGTCAAGGAGTGCTACTAA
- a CDS encoding tetratricopeptide repeat protein — MQPRNMSMSGVVDLAAVKAAQEAKAKAEQARAEAARQGGTGAVSPADLVIDVDEAGFERDVLQRSAEVPVVIDFWAEWCEPCKQLSPVLERLAVEYAGRFLLAKIDVDANQMLMQQFGVQGIPAVFAVVAGQALPLFQGVTPEQQIRETLDQLVQVAEQRFGLTGLTVDPDAEAGGAAGTAAPVGPYEATLNAAAQALDAGDLGGAIQAYKNVLADDPAHPEAQLGLAQAELLQRVQDFDPQKVRREAAEKPADVDAQIAAADLDLVGGHVDDAFGRLIETVQRTVGDDRDTVRRRLLELFEVVGLDDPRVIGARRALARALF; from the coding sequence ATGCAGCCACGGAACATGTCCATGAGCGGCGTCGTCGACCTCGCCGCGGTGAAGGCGGCCCAGGAGGCCAAGGCCAAGGCCGAGCAGGCGCGCGCCGAAGCCGCCCGGCAGGGTGGGACGGGGGCCGTCTCGCCGGCCGACCTCGTCATCGACGTCGACGAAGCCGGCTTCGAGCGCGACGTACTGCAGCGCTCCGCCGAAGTACCCGTCGTCATCGACTTCTGGGCCGAGTGGTGTGAGCCCTGCAAGCAGCTCAGCCCGGTCCTGGAGCGGCTGGCCGTCGAGTACGCCGGTCGCTTCCTCCTCGCCAAGATCGACGTCGACGCCAACCAGATGCTGATGCAGCAGTTCGGGGTGCAGGGCATCCCGGCCGTGTTCGCGGTCGTCGCGGGCCAGGCGCTGCCGCTCTTCCAGGGGGTGACCCCCGAGCAGCAGATCCGGGAGACCCTGGACCAGCTGGTGCAGGTCGCCGAGCAGCGGTTCGGCCTGACCGGCCTGACCGTCGACCCGGACGCCGAGGCCGGCGGTGCCGCCGGGACCGCGGCGCCCGTGGGCCCCTACGAGGCGACGCTGAACGCCGCCGCGCAGGCCCTCGACGCGGGCGACCTGGGCGGTGCGATCCAGGCGTACAAGAACGTGCTGGCCGACGACCCGGCCCACCCGGAGGCCCAGCTGGGCCTGGCGCAGGCCGAACTGCTCCAGCGCGTGCAGGACTTCGACCCGCAGAAGGTGCGCCGGGAGGCCGCCGAGAAGCCGGCCGACGTGGACGCGCAGATCGCCGCCGCCGACCTGGACCTGGTGGGCGGTCATGTCGACGACGCCTTCGGGCGGTTGATCGAGACCGTGCAGCGCACCGTGGGTGACGACCGGGACACCGTACGGCGCCGCCTGCTGGAGCTGTTCGAGGTCGTGGGCCTCGACGACCCGCGGGTGATCGGGGCCCGCCGCGCGCTGGCGCGCGCCCTGTTCTGA
- a CDS encoding TetR/AcrR family transcriptional regulator — translation MQSRTPAGRTGRPRSAAADTAILAATREALVELGWSKLTLGDVATRAGVAKTTLYRRWAGKNELVVDAVAELFDELELPDRGSLAADIEGVVLQFAAILARPEAKSGLMAVVAESTRDDALRERIRASIVERQIRLVLEGRERAQRRGELPPEPDPAEAARTVDLIFDVVAGAVVHRTLVSGKPADADWVHDFTRVLLLGLAAAEPTAAE, via the coding sequence ATGCAGAGCCGCACCCCAGCGGGCCGTACCGGCCGCCCGCGCAGCGCCGCCGCGGACACCGCGATCCTGGCCGCGACGCGGGAGGCGCTGGTCGAGCTGGGATGGTCCAAGCTCACCCTCGGGGACGTGGCGACGCGCGCCGGAGTCGCCAAGACCACGCTGTACCGTCGCTGGGCCGGCAAGAACGAACTGGTCGTGGACGCGGTGGCGGAGCTCTTCGACGAGCTCGAACTGCCCGACCGCGGCAGTCTCGCCGCCGACATCGAGGGCGTGGTTCTGCAGTTCGCGGCCATCCTGGCCCGGCCGGAGGCCAAGAGCGGTCTGATGGCGGTGGTCGCGGAGTCGACCCGTGACGACGCGCTGCGCGAGCGCATCCGCGCGTCGATCGTCGAGCGTCAGATACGGCTGGTTCTGGAGGGTCGGGAGCGGGCCCAGCGGCGCGGCGAACTCCCTCCGGAGCCGGACCCCGCCGAGGCGGCCCGCACGGTGGACCTCATCTTCGACGTCGTGGCGGGTGCGGTGGTGCACCGCACCCTGGTGAGCGGCAAACCGGCCGACGCGGACTGGGTGCACGACTTCACCCGGGTCCTGCTGCTCGGCCTGGCGGCGGCGGAACCGACCGCGGCCGAGTAG
- a CDS encoding methylmalonyl-CoA mutase, whose product MDAHAIDEGRRRWQARYDAARKRDADFTTLSGDPVEPVYGPRPGDTYEGFERIGWPGEYPFTRGLHPTGYRGRTWTIRQFAGFGNAEQTNERYKMILAAGGGGLSVAFDMPTLMGRDSDDPRSLGEVGHCGVAIDSAADMEVLFKDIPLGDVTTSMTISGPAVPVFCMYLVAAERQGVDPGVLNGTLQTDIFKEYIAQKEWLFQPEPHLRLIGDLMEHCAAGIPAYKPLSVSGYHIREAGATAAQELAYTLADGFGYVELGLSRGLDVDVFAPGLSFFFDAHVDFFEEIAKFRAARRIWARWMREVYGAKSDKAQWLRFHTQTAGVSLTAQQPYNNVVRTAVEALAAVLGGTNSLHTNALDETLALPSEQAAEIALRTQQVLMEETGVGNVADPLGGSWYVEQLTDRIEADAEKIFEQIRERGLRAHPDGRHPIGPITSGILRGIEDGWFTGEIAESAFRYQQALEKGEKRVVGVNVATGSVTGDLEILRVSHEVEREQVRVLAERKAARDDAAVRSALAAMLDAARSGANMIEPMLDAVRAEATLGEICGVLREEWGVYTEPAGF is encoded by the coding sequence ATGGACGCTCACGCCATCGACGAGGGCCGCCGCCGCTGGCAGGCCCGCTACGACGCCGCACGCAAGCGCGACGCTGACTTCACCACGCTCTCCGGCGACCCCGTGGAGCCGGTGTACGGGCCCCGACCGGGCGACACCTACGAGGGATTCGAGCGGATCGGCTGGCCCGGGGAGTACCCGTTCACGCGCGGGCTCCATCCGACCGGCTACCGCGGCCGCACCTGGACCATCCGCCAGTTCGCCGGCTTCGGCAACGCCGAGCAGACCAACGAGCGGTACAAGATGATCCTCGCCGCGGGCGGCGGGGGTCTGTCCGTGGCCTTCGACATGCCGACCCTCATGGGCCGCGACTCCGACGACCCGCGCTCGCTCGGCGAGGTCGGGCACTGCGGCGTCGCCATCGACTCCGCCGCCGACATGGAGGTCCTGTTCAAGGACATCCCGCTCGGTGACGTCACGACCTCCATGACGATCAGCGGGCCCGCCGTGCCCGTCTTCTGCATGTACCTGGTCGCCGCCGAAAGGCAGGGGGTCGACCCCGGGGTGCTCAACGGCACCCTGCAGACCGACATCTTCAAGGAGTACATCGCGCAGAAGGAGTGGCTCTTCCAGCCCGAGCCGCACCTGCGCCTGATCGGCGACCTGATGGAGCACTGCGCGGCCGGCATCCCCGCCTACAAGCCGCTCTCCGTCTCCGGCTACCACATCCGCGAGGCCGGGGCCACGGCCGCGCAGGAGCTGGCGTACACGCTCGCCGACGGCTTCGGGTACGTGGAGCTGGGCCTCTCGCGCGGGCTCGACGTGGACGTCTTCGCGCCGGGTCTGTCCTTCTTCTTCGACGCGCACGTCGACTTCTTCGAGGAGATCGCCAAGTTCCGGGCCGCGCGGCGGATCTGGGCGCGCTGGATGCGGGAGGTGTACGGCGCGAAGAGCGACAAGGCCCAGTGGCTGCGCTTCCACACGCAGACCGCCGGGGTCTCGCTGACCGCGCAGCAGCCGTACAACAACGTGGTGCGCACCGCCGTGGAGGCGCTGGCCGCCGTCCTCGGCGGCACCAACTCCCTGCACACCAACGCGCTGGACGAGACCCTCGCGCTGCCCAGCGAGCAGGCCGCCGAGATCGCGCTGCGCACCCAGCAGGTGCTGATGGAGGAGACCGGGGTCGGCAACGTGGCCGACCCGCTGGGCGGCTCGTGGTACGTCGAGCAGCTGACGGACCGGATCGAGGCGGACGCGGAGAAGATCTTCGAGCAGATCAGGGAGCGGGGCCTGAGGGCGCACCCCGACGGGCGGCACCCGATCGGCCCGATCACCTCCGGCATCCTGCGCGGGATCGAGGACGGCTGGTTCACCGGCGAGATCGCCGAGTCGGCGTTCCGCTACCAGCAGGCCCTGGAGAAGGGCGAGAAGCGGGTCGTCGGCGTCAACGTGGCCACCGGCTCCGTCACCGGGGACCTGGAGATCCTGCGGGTCAGCCACGAGGTGGAGCGCGAGCAGGTGCGGGTGCTCGCCGAGCGGAAGGCGGCGCGCGACGACGCCGCGGTGCGCTCCGCGCTGGCGGCGATGCTGGACGCGGCCCGGTCCGGCGCCAACATGATCGAGCCGATGCTGGACGCGGTGCGCGCCGAGGCCACGCTGGGCGAGATCTGCGGGGTGCTGCGCGAGGAGTGGGGCGTGTACACGGAACCGGCCGGCTTCTAG
- a CDS encoding DUF3817 domain-containing protein, with translation MKKSVLTRYRVLAYTTGVLLVLLCLSMIAKYGFDMSGAADFTRVVAIAHGWLYVVYLVFAFDLGSKAKWPVGKQLWVLLAGTIPTAAFFVERRISRELEAGTVGRAPAVAKA, from the coding sequence ATGAAGAAGAGCGTGCTGACCCGCTACCGCGTCCTGGCCTACACCACCGGTGTCCTGCTGGTGCTGCTGTGCCTGAGCATGATCGCGAAGTACGGGTTCGACATGAGCGGTGCCGCCGACTTCACGCGGGTCGTCGCCATCGCCCACGGCTGGCTGTACGTCGTCTACCTGGTGTTCGCCTTCGACCTGGGGTCCAAGGCGAAGTGGCCGGTCGGCAAGCAGCTGTGGGTGCTGCTCGCGGGCACCATCCCCACGGCCGCGTTCTTCGTCGAGCGCAGGATCAGCCGCGAGCTGGAGGCCGGTACCGTCGGCCGGGCGCCGGCCGTCGCCAAGGCCTAG
- a CDS encoding MarR family winged helix-turn-helix transcriptional regulator produces the protein MPKPLSLPFDPIARADELWKQRWGNVPSMAAITSIMRAHQILLAEVDAVVKPYGLTFARYEALVLLTFSKAGELPMSKIGERLMVHPTSVTNTVDRLVRSGLVAKRPNPNDGRGTLAVITDKGREVVDAATRDLMSMDFGLGAYDAEGCQEIFAMLRPLRISAHDFDEE, from the coding sequence GTGCCGAAGCCACTCAGCCTTCCGTTCGACCCCATCGCGCGTGCCGACGAGCTCTGGAAGCAGCGCTGGGGAAACGTGCCGTCCATGGCCGCCATCACCTCGATCATGCGGGCCCACCAGATCCTGCTCGCCGAGGTGGACGCGGTGGTCAAGCCGTACGGGCTGACGTTCGCCCGTTACGAGGCGCTGGTGCTGCTCACCTTCTCCAAGGCCGGTGAGCTGCCGATGTCCAAGATCGGCGAGCGGCTGATGGTGCATCCCACGTCCGTCACGAACACCGTGGACCGGCTGGTCAGGTCCGGGCTGGTCGCCAAGCGGCCCAACCCCAACGACGGCCGCGGCACCCTCGCCGTCATCACCGACAAGGGCCGCGAGGTGGTCGACGCGGCCACCCGCGACCTCATGTCCATGGACTTCGGCCTGGGCGCGTACGACGCGGAGGGGTGCCAGGAGATCTTCGCGATGCTCCGTCCGCTGCGGATCTCGGCACACGACTTCGACGAGGAGTGA
- a CDS encoding TetR/AcrR family transcriptional regulator, which yields MSPETAKSQETKTKLLEGALRTLTEQGIAKTSARTVASAAGVNQALVFYHFGSVDELLAAACRYGAEKSVAKYRDRLAAVTSLSELLAVGREMHDQERAEGHVALLGQLLAGAQTHAGLGPATAAGLDLWIAEIECALRRVLAATPLGEFTDPAGLARAVAASFVGIELYEGVDERGAHAALDALEGLGALVTALEELGPVAQRAVRHRLRRQSR from the coding sequence ATGAGCCCGGAGACGGCGAAGTCCCAGGAGACCAAGACGAAGCTGCTGGAGGGCGCCCTGCGCACCCTCACCGAGCAGGGCATCGCCAAGACCTCGGCCCGTACGGTGGCCTCGGCGGCCGGCGTCAACCAGGCGCTGGTCTTCTACCACTTCGGCTCGGTGGACGAACTGCTGGCGGCGGCCTGCCGGTACGGCGCGGAGAAGTCCGTGGCCAAGTACCGGGACCGGCTCGCCGCCGTCACCTCCCTGTCCGAACTCCTCGCCGTCGGCCGCGAGATGCACGACCAGGAGCGGGCCGAGGGGCACGTGGCACTCCTCGGCCAGTTGCTCGCCGGTGCCCAGACCCACGCCGGACTCGGCCCCGCCACCGCGGCCGGACTCGACCTGTGGATCGCCGAGATCGAGTGCGCGCTGCGCCGCGTCCTCGCGGCGACCCCCCTCGGCGAGTTCACCGACCCCGCCGGCCTGGCCCGGGCCGTCGCCGCCTCCTTCGTCGGCATCGAACTGTACGAGGGCGTCGACGAGCGGGGCGCCCACGCGGCCCTCGACGCCCTGGAGGGGCTGGGCGCCCTCGTCACCGCGCTGGAGGAACTCGGCCCCGTCGCGCAGCGAGCGGTACGCCACCGTCTGCGCCGGCAGAGCCGCTGA